Proteins from one Candidatus Omnitrophota bacterium genomic window:
- a CDS encoding antitoxin, RHH family protein — translation MATKMPRLNVVLEPPMYFAIVDMAKKDGVSLSLKARDLIKEALEFCEDSFWAKEAKKRERTFSRKKAISHKSVWGK, via the coding sequence ATGGCTACCAAGATGCCTCGACTCAATGTAGTGCTTGAACCGCCGATGTATTTTGCCATAGTCGATATGGCAAAAAAGGACGGGGTTTCACTTTCGCTGAAGGCCCGCGACCTTATAAAGGAAGCGTTGGAGTTCTGTGAGGATAGCTTTTGGGCTAAAGAAGCGAAAAAACGCGAACGCACTTTCAGCCGCAAAAAAGCGATTTCCCATAAGAGCGTGTGGGGCAAGTAA
- a CDS encoding type II toxin-antitoxin system RelE/ParE family toxin — MKYDLLYHPEVKEDIRKIPANIKARIRKAIEARLQNDPIQYGQPLRQSLKGHRKLRVGDWRVIYHVEATTVVIIMIGNRKDVYKEVYRRV; from the coding sequence ATGAAGTATGACTTGCTATATCATCCGGAAGTTAAAGAGGATATCCGGAAGATCCCGGCCAACATAAAGGCGCGTATCCGTAAGGCCATTGAAGCCCGGCTTCAAAACGATCCCATCCAATATGGCCAGCCATTACGCCAAAGTCTTAAAGGGCATCGTAAACTTCGAGTGGGGGATTGGCGCGTAATCTATCATGTTGAAGCGACTACTGTGGTGATTATTATGATAGGCAATAGAAAAGATGTTTACAAGGAAGTTTATCGCAGAGTTTAG
- a CDS encoding valine--tRNA ligase produces the protein MEELPKAYNPHEVEDRLYKGWEEKGYFHAEPNSKKKPYSIVIPPPNITGILHMGHALNDTLQDILIRFKRMQGYEAEWMPGTDHAGIATQNVVERKLAKEGKKRQDLGREKFVDEVWKWREEYGTTIIRQLKKLGCSCDWERTRFTMDEGLSDAVVDVFIKLYEKGLIYRGNYIINWCPRCQTALSDEESQHRDVDGMLYHIKYQIKGSKEHIIVATTRPETMLGDSAIAVNPKDKRYKDLKGKSVILPLVNRELKIIFDPIVDLKFGTGALKVTPAHDPVDFELGRKHSLEQINIMNDDASINALGGDYEGMDRFEAREAILEDLKAHGLFVKSEPHRHAVGHCYRCHTMVEPRLSPQWFVKMKPLAKPAIDVVRKGEVKFYPERWTKVYLEWMTNIRDWCISRQIWWGHRIPVYYCKKCQELEKQNPNPDTQAGVMVAKARPEKCPKCGSTDIVQDPDVLDTWFSSWLWPFSTFGWPKETPELKYFYPTNTLATAQEIIFFWVARMIMAGIEFRGAAPFKDVYIHGTVRDITGTKMSKSLGNVIDPLDMIAKYGTDALRFSIISITAQGQDVFLAEGKFELGRNFANKLWNASRFILMNLKPDEVDADLCVFFKGARLTLPEKWILSSLYSTLDYVTKCLDEYKFNEAANSIYEFIWHEFCDWYIETAKSTISEKTSQVILYKVLEKSLRMLHPIMPFVTEEIWQKLPSISAVVGDSIMIQSWPHVQQDMISKEAEEKMKELIEIITTIRNIRAVWNIDPQTSVKVMVNVRDTATEKLLQENAELIKRMARSSSLAIGALAKPANAAASVIGRIEVYVPLEGLIDFAKERARLEKEEGRISAEIKAIGARLKDRNFTAKAPKEVVEKQAGHKLELEDRLKKLKSNLKGITA, from the coding sequence ATGGAAGAACTACCGAAGGCGTATAATCCACACGAAGTTGAAGACAGGCTTTACAAGGGCTGGGAAGAGAAGGGCTATTTCCACGCGGAGCCGAACTCGAAGAAGAAACCATATTCGATCGTCATCCCGCCACCGAATATAACCGGCATACTGCACATGGGACATGCCTTAAATGACACGTTGCAGGACATATTGATACGATTCAAGCGCATGCAGGGCTACGAGGCCGAGTGGATGCCGGGTACCGACCATGCGGGCATAGCGACGCAGAATGTCGTCGAGCGCAAGCTCGCCAAGGAAGGAAAGAAGCGCCAGGATCTCGGGCGCGAGAAGTTCGTCGACGAGGTGTGGAAATGGCGCGAGGAGTACGGCACCACGATAATACGACAGCTCAAGAAGCTGGGCTGTTCGTGCGATTGGGAGAGGACGCGTTTCACCATGGACGAGGGGCTCTCCGACGCGGTGGTTGACGTATTCATAAAACTTTACGAAAAAGGCCTGATATACAGAGGCAACTACATAATCAACTGGTGTCCCAGGTGCCAGACGGCCCTGTCCGACGAAGAGAGCCAGCACCGCGATGTCGACGGCATGCTGTACCATATCAAATATCAGATCAAAGGCTCGAAGGAGCACATCATCGTAGCGACGACACGGCCCGAAACGATGTTGGGCGACTCTGCGATTGCGGTCAACCCCAAGGATAAGCGCTACAAAGATCTTAAAGGCAAGTCGGTGATCCTGCCGCTGGTGAATCGTGAACTTAAAATAATATTCGATCCGATAGTCGATCTCAAATTCGGCACCGGCGCGTTGAAGGTAACCCCGGCGCACGACCCTGTCGACTTCGAGCTCGGACGGAAGCATTCGCTCGAGCAGATAAACATAATGAACGACGACGCCAGCATAAACGCGCTGGGCGGAGACTATGAGGGTATGGACCGTTTCGAGGCGCGTGAGGCGATACTCGAAGACCTGAAGGCGCACGGCCTCTTCGTAAAGAGCGAGCCGCACCGCCACGCGGTCGGCCACTGCTACCGTTGCCATACGATGGTCGAGCCGCGGCTCTCGCCGCAGTGGTTCGTGAAGATGAAGCCTCTGGCGAAGCCCGCTATCGATGTAGTTCGCAAAGGCGAAGTCAAATTTTATCCCGAGCGCTGGACGAAAGTCTATCTCGAGTGGATGACGAATATCCGCGACTGGTGCATTTCGCGGCAGATATGGTGGGGGCATCGCATACCTGTATATTATTGCAAAAAATGTCAGGAACTGGAAAAGCAGAATCCAAATCCGGATACTCAAGCGGGCGTGATGGTTGCAAAGGCCCGGCCTGAAAAGTGCCCTAAGTGCGGATCGACGGATATAGTACAGGATCCGGACGTGCTCGATACGTGGTTTTCGTCATGGCTTTGGCCTTTCTCGACGTTCGGATGGCCTAAGGAAACGCCGGAACTGAAGTATTTCTATCCGACGAATACGCTGGCGACGGCGCAGGAGATAATATTCTTCTGGGTGGCGCGGATGATAATGGCCGGCATCGAATTCAGAGGCGCGGCGCCGTTCAAAGACGTATATATTCACGGTACGGTCAGGGACATTACCGGCACCAAGATGTCGAAGTCTTTAGGCAATGTTATCGACCCGCTCGACATGATAGCCAAATACGGCACCGACGCGCTCCGTTTCAGCATCATATCGATCACCGCCCAGGGGCAGGACGTATTCCTCGCCGAGGGCAAATTCGAGCTTGGAAGGAACTTCGCCAATAAGCTCTGGAACGCTTCCCGTTTCATTCTCATGAACCTGAAGCCCGACGAGGTAGACGCCGACCTGTGCGTATTCTTTAAAGGCGCCCGCCTTACGCTTCCCGAGAAGTGGATACTCTCGAGCCTTTATTCCACGCTCGATTATGTAACGAAATGCCTCGACGAGTATAAGTTTAATGAAGCGGCCAATTCTATATATGAATTCATCTGGCACGAGTTCTGCGACTGGTACATCGAGACGGCGAAATCGACTATAAGTGAAAAGACGTCGCAGGTCATACTTTATAAAGTGCTGGAGAAGAGTTTAAGGATGCTCCATCCCATAATGCCGTTCGTTACCGAAGAGATATGGCAGAAGCTTCCATCCATATCTGCCGTCGTAGGCGATTCCATAATGATACAATCGTGGCCGCACGTCCAGCAGGATATGATATCGAAAGAAGCGGAAGAAAAGATGAAGGAGCTCATCGAGATCATAACGACCATACGCAATATACGCGCGGTGTGGAATATCGACCCGCAGACTTCTGTCAAGGTCATGGTTAATGTCCGCGACACTGCGACGGAAAAATTGCTTCAGGAAAACGCGGAGCTTATAAAACGCATGGCGCGCTCGTCGAGCCTTGCGATAGGTGCTCTCGCCAAACCCGCGAACGCCGCCGCGAGCGTCATCGGGCGGATCGAGGTATATGTGCCGCTAGAAGGGCTCATAGATTTCGCGAAGGAACGCGCCAGGCTTGAGAAGGAAGAGGGGCGCATCTCCGCCGAGATCAAGGCTATAGGGGCGCGGCTTAAAGACAGGAACTTTACCGCCAAAGCGCCAAAAGAAGTGGTCGAGAAACAGGCGGGGCACAAGCTGGAGCTTGAAGACAGGCTTAAGAAATTGAAGAGTAATTTAAAGGGGATAACCGCGTAG
- the nadC gene encoding carboxylating nicotinate-nucleotide diphosphorylase, translated as MKLEKERALPIIKAALKEDIGKGDITTTALVSGTTSSKASIIAKETCVVCGLKIAEWVMAQIDFSVRFKPNCDDGSFVGNTKEIAYLEGHTGSIMRAERTMLNFLSFLSAVATTTKAYADKARPYGVKIMDTRKTLPLMRYLEKYAVFTGGGANHRMGLYDQVLIKDNHIGVLRQTAGSENKKIALKTIVETARRKSVKGTVIEIEVASIEEFNDALAGKPDIIMLDNMSPEDVRACVEIRRLSKVKPVIEVSGGITLDTIESFAKTKPDVISIGSLTASIKSIDMSLEIV; from the coding sequence ATGAAGCTCGAGAAGGAAAGGGCGCTACCGATAATCAAGGCCGCGCTTAAAGAAGACATAGGTAAAGGCGATATCACGACCACCGCGCTTGTTTCAGGTACTACGAGTTCGAAGGCGAGCATAATCGCCAAAGAGACCTGTGTGGTTTGCGGGCTCAAGATAGCGGAATGGGTGATGGCGCAGATCGACTTCAGTGTGAGATTTAAGCCGAACTGCGACGACGGAAGTTTTGTGGGAAACACCAAGGAGATCGCTTATCTCGAGGGGCATACCGGTTCTATTATGCGAGCGGAGAGGACGATGCTCAATTTCCTGTCGTTCTTGAGCGCCGTGGCTACGACAACGAAAGCATACGCCGACAAAGCGAGGCCGTACGGAGTTAAGATTATGGATACGCGCAAGACCTTGCCGCTCATGAGGTATTTGGAAAAATATGCCGTATTTACCGGCGGCGGCGCGAACCACAGGATGGGATTGTACGATCAGGTTTTAATAAAAGATAATCATATAGGCGTATTGCGCCAGACTGCCGGTAGTGAAAATAAGAAGATTGCATTAAAAACAATAGTCGAGACGGCGAGAAGGAAGAGTGTAAAAGGAACGGTTATCGAGATAGAGGTCGCGTCGATCGAGGAGTTCAATGACGCACTCGCGGGGAAACCGGACATCATAATGCTCGACAATATGTCGCCCGAGGACGTCAGGGCGTGCGTCGAGATACGCCGCTTGTCGAAGGTGAAGCCTGTTATCGAGGTCTCGGGAGGCATAACCCTGGATACGATCGAATCCTTCGCGAAAACGAAGCCGGACGTTATTTCTATAGGATCGCTTACGGCATCGATAAAATCGATAGATATGTCGCTGGAAATCGTGTGA
- the uvrB gene encoding excinuclease ABC subunit UvrB: MKKANFKLVSKFKPDGDQPEAIRKLTEALERGSGYQTLLGVTGSGKTFTMANVIANIGRPALIISHNKTLAAQLYSEFKEFFPENAVEYFVSYYDYYQPEAYIPHTDIYIEKDSSINEDIDRLRLSATSSLMSRDDCIVVASVSCIYGLGSPGEYGEMLFHVEEAQDISRDEILKRLIDIHYERNDYDFKRSTFRVRGDTVEIFPAYTKTAYRIEQFGDKVEGIYEIDPLTGKALNRLQKAGIYPAKHFVTTPDRIESSVKSIEEELAGRLAELRAQNKLVEAQRLESRTHYDIEMMREIGYCSGIENYSRHLSNRSSGSRPWCLIDYFPKGFITFIDESHVTIPQIRGMYNGDRARKETLIEYGFRLPSALDNRPLRFEEFEALVRPITFVSATPNEYELNKSEGKIFEQLIRPTGLIDPPIDVRPSKGQIDDLIKEISSRAERKERVLVTTLTKRLAEDLARYLSDLGLKVKYLHSDMDAIERVEVLRDLRLNKFDCLVGINLLREGLDLPEVSLVAILDADKEGFLRSQTSLIQVAGRAARHLNGRVIMYADTVTGSMKRAISECVRRRKIQTEFNTANNITPRSIEKAVKEGIESYKKAREVIASVVEETDDQYDLTALIGELQHDMEVAARNLQFEKAAILRDQIKELREKLGKGPGGPGGQEPESAKK; this comes from the coding sequence GTGAAAAAAGCGAACTTCAAATTAGTCAGCAAATTCAAACCCGACGGCGACCAGCCTGAAGCTATACGAAAATTGACCGAGGCGCTGGAGCGCGGCTCCGGCTATCAGACTCTCCTCGGAGTTACCGGTTCGGGTAAGACGTTTACCATGGCCAACGTCATCGCCAATATCGGCCGTCCAGCCCTGATAATCTCTCACAACAAGACGCTCGCCGCCCAGCTTTACAGCGAATTTAAAGAATTTTTCCCGGAAAATGCCGTGGAGTATTTTGTAAGTTACTACGATTACTACCAGCCGGAAGCGTATATACCTCATACGGACATATACATCGAGAAGGATTCGTCCATAAACGAGGACATCGACCGCCTGCGCCTTTCGGCTACGAGTTCACTTATGTCCCGGGACGACTGTATTGTCGTCGCCAGCGTCTCCTGTATATACGGCCTCGGTTCTCCGGGCGAATACGGCGAGATGCTCTTTCATGTGGAAGAGGCGCAGGATATTTCCAGGGACGAGATACTGAAGAGGCTTATCGACATACACTATGAGCGTAATGATTACGATTTCAAGCGCTCGACTTTTCGGGTGCGCGGAGATACCGTCGAGATTTTTCCGGCATATACAAAGACCGCTTACAGGATAGAGCAGTTTGGCGATAAGGTCGAGGGGATATACGAGATCGACCCGCTGACCGGCAAGGCGTTAAATCGTCTGCAGAAGGCCGGCATCTATCCGGCCAAGCACTTTGTTACCACCCCGGACAGGATCGAGTCGTCCGTCAAATCCATCGAAGAGGAACTCGCCGGGCGCCTTGCGGAATTGAGAGCGCAGAATAAACTCGTCGAAGCCCAGCGCCTCGAGTCGCGGACACATTACGATATCGAGATGATGAGGGAGATAGGCTATTGCAGTGGCATAGAGAACTATTCGCGCCATCTGTCCAATCGCTCTTCCGGTTCACGGCCGTGGTGCCTCATCGATTATTTCCCCAAAGGCTTCATCACCTTTATAGATGAATCGCACGTTACGATCCCGCAGATACGCGGCATGTATAACGGCGACAGGGCGAGGAAAGAGACGCTGATCGAATACGGTTTCCGGCTTCCGTCGGCTTTGGACAACAGGCCTCTGCGGTTTGAAGAGTTCGAAGCTCTCGTGCGCCCGATAACATTCGTATCGGCCACGCCAAATGAGTACGAACTGAACAAATCGGAAGGAAAGATATTTGAGCAGTTGATACGCCCCACGGGCCTTATCGATCCGCCGATAGATGTCAGGCCGAGCAAGGGGCAGATAGACGATCTCATTAAGGAAATATCTTCCCGCGCGGAAAGAAAAGAGCGCGTGCTCGTCACGACACTTACCAAGCGGCTCGCCGAAGACCTGGCGCGATACTTGAGCGATCTCGGGCTCAAAGTCAAATATCTCCATTCCGACATGGATGCCATCGAGCGCGTAGAGGTACTGCGCGATCTCCGTCTGAATAAATTCGACTGTCTGGTCGGGATAAATCTGCTGAGGGAAGGACTCGACCTGCCCGAGGTATCGCTCGTAGCGATACTCGACGCGGACAAAGAGGGTTTTCTGAGAAGCCAGACGAGCTTGATACAGGTCGCCGGCCGCGCCGCGCGTCACCTCAACGGACGTGTTATAATGTACGCCGATACCGTTACCGGCTCGATGAAGCGCGCCATAAGCGAATGCGTCCGGCGCCGTAAGATACAGACGGAATTCAACACGGCGAATAACATAACACCGCGCTCCATAGAGAAGGCGGTCAAGGAAGGCATCGAATCATATAAGAAGGCGCGGGAGGTTATCGCGAGCGTTGTCGAGGAGACGGATGACCAGTATGACCTGACCGCTTTGATAGGCGAGCTTCAACACGACATGGAAGTGGCCGCGCGCAACCTGCAATTCGAGAAAGCCGCCATCCTGCGTGATCAGATAAAAGAATTGCGGGAAAAACTCGGGAAAGGCCCCGGAGGGCCGGGCGGGCAGGAACCGGAGAGCGCGAAGAAATGA
- a CDS encoding biotin--[acetyl-CoA-carboxylase] ligase gives MIDEKILSRLRNNPDHVSGEDLCKIADVSRAAIWKHIEKLREEGYAIEASPHLGYRLNGIPDRLIPAEIKWRLKSKVIGREIISYRKAGSTNDIAYSLAEKGLKEGAVILAEEQEQGKGRHGRTWLSPSKGGIYFSVILRPRIAPVEIPRITLVAAVAVARTIRDVTALPAMIKWPNDILINHGKVCGILTEMKAEQDSADFIVIGIGINVNTPVRQLPKGATSLKEELAHHNKGEGVSRIELTKRLIERLEEYYFILKTEGPGRIMDEWKHLSGILGSRIKVVLPNRTFEALAHDIDPDGALVVRRDEGTLEKISSGDIVMVRQGSEK, from the coding sequence ATGATAGACGAGAAGATATTATCCAGGCTGAGAAATAACCCGGACCATGTATCGGGCGAGGACCTGTGTAAAATCGCCGATGTTTCCAGGGCCGCGATATGGAAACATATCGAGAAGCTTCGGGAAGAAGGTTACGCGATAGAAGCTTCGCCGCATTTAGGCTATCGCCTTAACGGCATACCCGACCGGCTTATTCCCGCCGAGATAAAGTGGAGGCTTAAGTCTAAAGTTATAGGGCGCGAAATAATCTCTTACCGGAAGGCCGGCTCGACCAACGATATCGCATATTCTCTGGCAGAAAAAGGCCTGAAAGAAGGCGCCGTGATACTCGCCGAAGAACAGGAGCAGGGTAAGGGCCGGCATGGACGCACTTGGCTTTCGCCATCGAAAGGCGGGATATATTTTTCGGTTATTTTGCGTCCGCGGATCGCGCCGGTCGAGATACCCAGGATAACACTGGTGGCGGCTGTCGCCGTCGCCCGGACCATAAGGGATGTGACAGCTCTACCCGCGATGATAAAATGGCCTAATGACATTTTGATCAATCATGGTAAGGTCTGCGGCATTCTTACAGAGATGAAGGCGGAACAGGACAGCGCCGATTTTATCGTTATAGGAATAGGTATAAATGTAAATACGCCCGTTCGACAATTACCTAAGGGCGCCACATCATTAAAGGAAGAGCTTGCGCACCACAATAAAGGCGAGGGCGTCTCCCGCATTGAACTTACTAAACGGCTTATCGAGCGGCTCGAAGAATATTATTTTATATTGAAAACGGAAGGCCCCGGCAGGATAATGGATGAGTGGAAGCACCTATCCGGTATACTTGGCTCGAGGATAAAGGTTGTTTTACCGAACCGGACTTTTGAAGCCCTGGCGCACGACATAGATCCGGACGGAGCGCTTGTGGTGCGAAGAGACGAAGGTACACTGGAGAAGATATCGTCCGGTGACATAGTTATGGTGAGGCAGGGGAGTGAAAAATGA
- a CDS encoding type III pantothenate kinase, whose amino-acid sequence MNNLITVDIGNTNITAGVFKGKSLTVKIKIPTHTYSLYESYLKKMFAKSGVGRREKIDVIVSSVVPVALSRFIMHLNKVADCRITVLGRDIKVPVKNMYRVKSEVGQDRLVNAYAARVLYGAPAVIIDFGTAITFDVVSARGDYLGGLILPGIGISLSSLYEKTALLPKVDLKAAADIIGRDTVNSMRGGILFGFGAMCDGLVAKYKNILGSSVKIIATGGNAALIKRYAHSIRILDEDITLKGLYLIFHNSVMPFNS is encoded by the coding sequence ATGAATAATTTGATCACTGTAGATATAGGTAATACCAACATAACGGCGGGCGTTTTTAAAGGTAAAAGTTTAACTGTTAAAATCAAGATACCTACCCATACATATTCTTTATACGAATCGTATCTAAAAAAAATGTTTGCGAAGTCCGGCGTAGGGCGCCGGGAAAAAATAGATGTAATCGTATCGAGCGTGGTGCCGGTAGCCTTAAGCCGTTTTATAATGCATCTGAACAAGGTCGCGGACTGCCGTATAACGGTGTTAGGCCGTGACATAAAAGTGCCGGTGAAGAATATGTACCGGGTAAAGTCCGAGGTCGGACAAGACCGGCTTGTGAACGCTTATGCGGCCCGTGTTCTTTACGGGGCGCCCGCCGTCATAATCGACTTCGGTACCGCCATAACATTTGATGTCGTCTCCGCGCGGGGCGACTATTTAGGCGGGCTGATATTGCCGGGCATAGGCATATCGCTCTCCAGCCTTTACGAAAAGACCGCGCTATTGCCAAAGGTAGACCTGAAGGCCGCCGCGGACATAATAGGCAGGGATACGGTTAATAGTATGCGCGGTGGGATACTCTTCGGGTTTGGTGCGATGTGCGACGGCCTGGTCGCGAAGTATAAAAATATTTTAGGCTCATCTGTCAAGATTATCGCCACCGGCGGTAACGCCGCGCTCATAAAGCGATATGCCCATTCTATCCGGATCCTCGACGAAGATATAACCCTCAAAGGCCTTTATCTTATTTTTCATAATTCTGTCATGCCCTTCAATAGCTGA
- the groES gene encoding co-chaperone GroES — translation MKIQPLADRVVVKVLEAKDVTKGGILLPDTAKEKPQEAEVIAVGKGKVCDGKTVSPEVKVGDKILFGKYTGTEITMDSKEYLILKEEDILAIVK, via the coding sequence ATGAAGATCCAGCCATTGGCGGACAGGGTAGTGGTTAAAGTCCTCGAAGCCAAAGATGTGACGAAAGGCGGTATACTTCTGCCTGATACGGCAAAAGAGAAGCCGCAGGAAGCCGAAGTGATCGCGGTAGGCAAAGGTAAGGTTTGTGACGGTAAGACGGTATCTCCCGAGGTGAAGGTCGGCGATAAGATATTGTTCGGAAAATATACCGGCACCGAAATAACGATGGATAGCAAAGAGTATCTGATACTTAAAGAAGAAGATATTCTGGCGATAGTGAAATAA
- the groL gene encoding chaperonin GroEL (60 kDa chaperone family; promotes refolding of misfolded polypeptides especially under stressful conditions; forms two stacked rings of heptamers to form a barrel-shaped 14mer; ends can be capped by GroES; misfolded proteins enter the barrel where they are refolded when GroES binds): protein MAKQLLYGEEARRAILRGVEQLARAVKVTLGPKGRNVVLDKKFGAPTITKDGVTVAKEIELKDPYENMGAELVKEVASKTSDIAGDGTTTATVLAESIFREGMKNVTAGANPMALRRGIEKAVERVIEDLKKLAKPVNPKDKKEILQVASIAANNDQEIGSQIAEAMTKVGKDGVITVEEGKASKTELELVEGMEFDQGYLSPYFVTDTEKMEVSLEDPYILIHEKKISSMKDILPLLEKVARAGKPLLIISEETEGEVLATLVVNKIRGTLQTAAVKAPGYGDRRKAMLEDIAILTGGKAITEELGIKLENVKLEDLGRAKKVRIDKDNTTIVEGSGKTSDLQARIAQIRKQIEDTDSDYDKEKLQERLAKLAGGVAVINVGAATETEMKERKARVEDALHATRAAVEEGIVPGGGVALLRCIEGLSKLKLSGDEQIGVDIVKRALEEPIRTIANNAGQEGSVVVNKVKEMKTNEGYDADKDVYTDMIAAGVIDPKKVTRSALQNAASIAALMITTETVITDIPEEEKAPAGMPGGMPPGGMGGMY from the coding sequence ATGGCAAAGCAATTACTATACGGCGAGGAGGCGCGCAGGGCAATATTAAGAGGCGTCGAACAGCTTGCCAGGGCGGTAAAGGTTACGCTTGGGCCTAAAGGCCGAAACGTAGTCCTCGACAAAAAATTCGGTGCGCCGACTATTACGAAAGACGGCGTTACCGTAGCAAAAGAGATAGAGTTGAAAGATCCCTATGAGAATATGGGGGCGGAACTGGTAAAAGAAGTAGCGTCGAAGACCTCAGATATAGCCGGAGACGGCACTACGACCGCGACAGTACTCGCCGAGTCGATATTTAGAGAAGGAATGAAGAACGTTACCGCCGGCGCCAATCCTATGGCGCTCCGCCGCGGGATCGAGAAGGCGGTTGAGAGAGTTATCGAGGACCTGAAAAAACTCGCCAAGCCGGTCAACCCAAAAGACAAGAAAGAGATACTCCAGGTCGCGTCGATAGCGGCGAATAACGATCAGGAGATCGGAAGCCAGATAGCAGAAGCGATGACTAAAGTCGGCAAGGACGGCGTCATTACAGTAGAAGAAGGCAAAGCGTCCAAGACTGAACTCGAGCTCGTTGAGGGTATGGAGTTCGACCAGGGCTATCTTTCGCCTTACTTCGTGACTGATACCGAGAAGATGGAAGTTTCGCTCGAAGATCCTTACATACTTATCCATGAGAAGAAGATATCGAGCATGAAGGACATTCTGCCTTTATTGGAGAAAGTTGCGAGAGCGGGTAAGCCGCTTCTTATAATATCGGAAGAGACCGAAGGCGAAGTTCTGGCGACTCTGGTAGTGAATAAGATTCGCGGTACTCTCCAGACGGCGGCTGTAAAGGCTCCGGGTTACGGGGACAGGAGAAAAGCGATGTTGGAAGATATCGCTATACTCACCGGAGGAAAAGCGATCACCGAGGAACTCGGTATAAAGCTTGAGAATGTGAAACTGGAAGATCTTGGCCGTGCCAAGAAAGTCAGGATCGATAAAGATAATACAACTATAGTGGAAGGTTCCGGCAAGACGAGCGACCTGCAGGCGCGCATCGCGCAGATCCGCAAGCAGATCGAAGATACCGACTCCGATTATGATAAAGAGAAGCTACAGGAGCGGCTCGCGAAGTTGGCGGGCGGCGTGGCTGTCATCAATGTCGGAGCGGCGACGGAAACCGAGATGAAAGAGCGGAAAGCGCGCGTTGAAGACGCTCTGCATGCTACGAGAGCGGCTGTCGAAGAGGGCATCGTCCCTGGCGGCGGCGTAGCGCTATTGAGATGCATCGAAGGCCTCTCGAAGCTTAAACTGTCGGGTGACGAGCAGATCGGCGTCGACATAGTGAAGCGGGCTCTCGAGGAACCCATCAGGACGATCGCGAATAACGCGGGCCAGGAGGGTTCGGTCGTAGTGAACAAGGTAAAAGAGATGAAGACGAACGAAGGTTACGACGCGGATAAAGATGTTTACACCGACATGATAGCGGCCGGTGTCATCGATCCGAAGAAAGTTACCCGTTCAGCTCTCCAGAACGCGGCATCGATCGCGGCCTTGATGATAACGACAGAAACGGTTATTACCGATATCCCTGAAGAGGAGAAAGCGCCGGCCGGAATGCCGGGCGGCATGCCTCCGGGCGGTATGGGCGGAATGTATTAA